One Pseudoalteromonas rubra genomic window, GCCGCGGCCATTGTCACCGGCACGCGCGGCTTCAATTGATGCATTCAGAGCCAGTAAATTGGTTTGCTCTGCAATTTTCGCGACATCGATGGACATTGCCTGCAATTCTTTGCTTTGTTCGACCATGGTTTTAAACGTCTCGGTACGTTGCTGTTGGCTGGTATTGGATTGTTCAAGATAAGCCAGGATCTGATTTAGCTGATCACGACTGTGTTGAGAAGTTTGTTGTAAGGTATTGGCACTGCTGTTATCCAGGCTACCTAAGGTTGCAGTGATATTGTTCACTAACTGGGAAAACTCACCAGACATATTGTCAACCGCCTGCTTGGTCTGTTGTCGGGCACTGTTTATTTGTTCCCGCAACTGCGGGGTGATGGTGTGGCCCAATTGCTGCAGACAGGTGAGATCAGATTGCTGTCCGAGTGCTTGTTCTGGTTGAGGGTCCGTTGCCTCTGGTACGTCTGCCCTGGCAGCGCGAATGCTAACATACAGAGCGAGTCCAGACAGAGTGGTGATAATCAGCGCAAAGGCCAGGTTTGATCCATACCAGGCGATCACAAATATGATTGACTGAATAGCAATGGAAAGTGGGATCATAGTTACGACCACTTTGACCTGTTAGAAGATCCTTTAATCCTAGTCGAGACTATTTATTGTGCAAATCCAAATAATCACCTTGAATACTCTTGCGCTTAATACACCCGCTTGTGTAGTGTGATGCTTGCATCCGGTCGATTTAATTCATACAGTAGAGGAAATTTCCTCAAGCAGTAACAAGAATGACGAAAGACAACACACAAATGAGTAAAGAAGAACAACAAAAAATGCTTGCCCAGTGGCAACACACTTCCCTTCAGACTGCGCAGAAGTATCTTGCAGAAAAAGGCATAGTCGGTATCAATATTCAAACCGGTGAGTCCCGTATTTTGCCTCCTATCTGTGGTGTTTGGAAAATTAAAGACAATAAAGGCAAAGGGTACTGGGTTGTCTCTGGTAAAGTCCCAACAGATGCGATGCCTGTGAGCGGGGCAGCGGATGCTCGCGCCGCACTCAAACACTTTTCTTATCAATGGCAAATCAAAGCCGATAAAATCCTCGGCGCAGAGCACCCTGATCCGACACAGGCCGAATATGCTAATTTCCTTATTCACCATGCTCATGGCGTCTATGATTTGGCTAACAGAGAGCAGTTATGGGCTAATGCAGCATCGTAAACGGCTCTGAGTTCATTTCTTTTACCGGGCATTTCATTCGCTGTCTTGGAATGCCTGCTTCCATAAATACACCGCCTTGTTTGGAAAAGCCGGATTTCAAAAAGGT contains:
- a CDS encoding DUF4826 family protein, with product MTKDNTQMSKEEQQKMLAQWQHTSLQTAQKYLAEKGIVGINIQTGESRILPPICGVWKIKDNKGKGYWVVSGKVPTDAMPVSGAADARAALKHFSYQWQIKADKILGAEHPDPTQAEYANFLIHHAHGVYDLANREQLWANAAS
- a CDS encoding methyl-accepting chemotaxis protein, which codes for MIPLSIAIQSIIFVIAWYGSNLAFALIITTLSGLALYVSIRAARADVPEATDPQPEQALGQQSDLTCLQQLGHTITPQLREQINSARQQTKQAVDNMSGEFSQLVNNITATLGSLDNSSANTLQQTSQHSRDQLNQILAYLEQSNTSQQQRTETFKTMVEQSKELQAMSIDVAKIAEQTNLLALNASIEAARAGDNGRGFAVVADEVRALANSSGETGVKINKMVESIAQAMQSSMTMMESELTERQALTEKYQLQINEVIDTWLTLSQNVEQQAHILQTSNEDNRQKISEILVDLQFQDRVDQIQDSVTIALEIMTQELDKFIEERRQSKTARFNHQRISDTLSRTAATREQRHILSSNHSGNNSKDDDTVDDLTFF